A single region of the Ciconia boyciana chromosome 13, ASM3463844v1, whole genome shotgun sequence genome encodes:
- the LOC140659240 gene encoding SPRY domain-containing SOCS box protein 3-like encodes MEYSCGTAAIRGNKELADGQHFWEIEMTSLVYGTDMMVGIGTSDVNLDKYRHTFCSLLGKDEDSWGLSYTGLLHHKGDKTNFSSRFGQGSIIGVHLDTWHGTLTFFKNRKCIALEGRNLKALVKNSYASAATSLEGMF; translated from the exons ATGGAGTATAGCTGCGGCACTGCCGCCATCCGGGGGAACAAAGAGCTGGCAGACGGGCAGCACTTCTGGGAGATCGAGATGACCTCGCTGGTGTACGGCACAGACATG ATGGTGGGAATTGGGACATCGGATGTGAATCTGGACAAGTACCGCCACAccttctgcagcctgctgggCAAGGACGAGGACAGCTGGGGACTCTCCTACACAG gacTACTGCATCACAAGGGAGACAAAACAAACTTCTCTTCGAGGTTTGGCCAAGGCTCCATCATCGGGGTGCATTTGGACACGTGGCACGGGACGCTCACGTTCTTCAAAAACCGCAAGTGCATAG CCCTTGAAGGCAGGAATCTGAAGGCGCTTGTCAAAAACAGCTATGCTAGCGCAGCTACCAGCCTGGAGGGGATGTTTTAA